The Solanum lycopersicum chromosome 6, SLM_r2.1 genome has a window encoding:
- the LOC101244385 gene encoding NAC domain-containing protein 71: MAGISLPPGFRFHPTDQELVGYYLKRKTDELEIELEVIPVIDLYKFDPWDLPEKSFLPKRDMEWYFFCSRDKKYPNGSRTNRATNSGYWKATGKDKKVVCKSAVVGYRKTLVFYRGRAPLGDRTDWVMHEYRLCDDVSQGTPSFQGPFALCRVIKRKDNIPSKTSDVHGGTVFKQVECSSSIEGFTSTVALNEPLLLSNDMPTPSTYMSGNSNYSTPTNSPYKITQIEDYDSANLWMPQNKVLDPSKECPQGRSISGNYPHMFSNSTSWQPSDQYDFTSSSSFPNFRGEVELSGDLSGYGNVSPFSVDGSCMEFYGSGEISYKGYNQNDLLGNPYLF; the protein is encoded by the exons atGGCAGGAATATCGTTACCTCCCGGATTTCGTTTCCATCCAACTGATCAGGAATTGGTTGGATATTACCTGAAAAGAAAAACTGATGAACTTGAAATTGAGTTGGAAGTTATTCCAGTAATAGATCTGTACAAATTTGACCCATGGGACCTTCCAG AGAAATCTTTCTTGCCAAAACGTGATATGGAATGGTACTTCTTCTGCTCTCGGGACAAGAAGTACCCGAATGGCTCGCGAACAAATCGAGCCACTAATTCTGGATACTGGAAAGCCACAGGGAAAGACAAGAAAGTTGTATGTAAGTCTGCAGTTGTAGGATACAGGAAGACACTAGTTTTTTACCGCGGAAGAGCTCCTCTAGGGGATAGAACTGATTGGGTAATGCATGAATATCGTCTCTGTGATGATGTTTCACAAGGCACTCCTAGTTTCCAG GGGCCTTTTGCTCTTTGTCGTGTCATCAAGAGAAAGGACAACATTCCATCGAAGACAAGTGATGTTCATGGAGGTACAGTTTTCAAACAAGTTGAATGCAGTTCAAGCATAGAAGGTTTTACCTCAACGGTAGCCTTAAATGAACCCCTTCTACTTTCTAATGACATGCCAACTCCATCTACATACATGTCCGGTAACAGCAACTATTCAACTCCTACTAATTCTCCTTATAAGATAACACAAATAGAGGACTATGACTCTGCAAACCTCTGGATGCCTCAGAATAAGGTTCTTGATCCTTCAAAG GAATGTCCTCAAGGAAGAAGTATATCTGGAAACTATCCCCATATGTTCTCAAACTCAACTTCATGGCAGCCAAGTGATCAGTATGACTTCACATCAAGTTCATCTTTCCCGAATTTTAGAGGGGAAGTTGAACTTTCTGGTGATCTCAGTGGCTATGGCAATGTATCTCCCTTCTCAGTCGACGGAAGCTGCATGGAGTTCTATGGAAGTGGGGAGATTTCATATAAAGGTTATAACCAGAACGACTTATTGGGCAATCCATATCTCTTCTGA